In the genome of Paenibacillus sp. GP183, the window GGGAAACGGCTTTAGCCTTTGATGGCGGAACCTACCGTCAATGCGCGTTCGACCTGTTCGCTGAAGAACATGAATACGATGACCATCGGCAAACTGGCAATCGTCATGACAGCGCCCATACCACCCCAGTCCGTGCTGTATTGTCCCTGGAAAAACAACAGCCCCAGCGGCAGCGTCTTCATTGCTTCGTCGGAAATCAAAATATAGGCGAGCAAAAACTCGTTCCACGCTCCGAGAAACTGAAAGATCGCGACCGTGGCGACTGCCGGCAGTACGATCGGCACGATGATGCGGAGAAACGTCCTGTAAATGCTGGCCCCGTCCATGCACGCCGACTCCTCCAACTCAACGGGAATGCCGCGCATGAAGCCGTAGAAAACAAGCGACGAGAAGGGTAGGCCAAACGCGATATAAGGGATGATCAACGCCCCATAAGTGTTGACAAGGTGAAAATTTTTCACCAAAATCGCGAGCGGAATCATAATGACCTGCAACGGAATGAACATGCCGATGAGTATATAAATTCGCGCAGTGTTGCGCAGCTTCCACTCCATCCTGGCGATCGTATAAGAGAACATGACCGACAAAATCAGGATGCCGGCGGTACTGATCGTCGAAACGACAAGACTGTTCAAAAAGTACCGGGGAATACTGAACTGTGACCACGCATTAATGTAGTTTTCGATACGGACGTGCAGTGGAATGCCGAAAGGATTGGTGACAAATATCTCATTGTTATTTTTAAGCGAATACGACACCATCCAAAAAAGCGGATAAACGGATAACAGAAAATAAATCCACAACAGACCTTGCAGCAGCACTTGCCCGACTTTGACTCTGGCTTGCATAAGATGCCGTTTGCCCCCCTTTCCCGAATTAATACGTTATCCGTTCTTGTTGAAATAACCGGTTAATGATGACGGTGGCAAGCAGGCTCATCGCTACCAGAAATACGGAAACCGCGCATGCGTAGCCATATTCGAATTGGCTGAAAGCGTAACGATATATCATGAACGTAAGTGTGAAATTGGTCGTCCCGGGTCCGCCGTTCGTCATGATCAGCATCTGAACGAACGCCCCGATACCAGAAGTGATCGCCACAATTAGACAAAACTTGTACGTTTCCAACATCAGCGGAATCGTTATTTTGCGGTGCGCCGTCCACCTGGTGCAGCCGTCAATTATGGCGGCCTCCATATATTGCTCTGGAATCGACTTGATTCCCGCGTAAAGAAGACTGAATTGATAGCCCATATACTGCCAGGCGTTCACAAATGCGATCGCGATAATCGAGACGGAAGGTGACGTAAGCCAGTTTTGCCGATAAGGTATGCCCAGCACCTGGAACAGCTTGTTGATCAGCCCGTTGGTTGGGTCGTAGATGGCGATCCATAGCTGGCAGACAACCGTAACGGACAACACAACCGGAATGAAATAGCCCACCTTCAGTATTTTTCTCCCCTTGATTTTGGGATCGGCACAGACCAGAGCGAGCACAGTCCCAAGCCCAATCTGAAAGAAGACCAGCACAAGAGCGAACAATCCGCCATTCTTGAGCGAGGTCAGGAGCAGCGGATCATTAAATAGCGTGACATAGTTTCTTAGGCCGGTGAAGGTTCCCTTCCCGATACCATCCCACTCAAAAAAACTACGGTACAAGCTTTGGGCCACAGGATAGGCGACGACAATTGTGTAAAGCAAAAGAGCCGGCAGGGCGAGCGCAGCGATCGCCCATTTATTGCCGAAATAATTCCTCATCGAGCTTCATTCCAATCTCTATGGAAAATTCGCCGTTACTTGTTGGCCTCGCTAAGAACCCTATTCATATTTTTAATAAAGTCCTGATCGCTGAAGCCTTTGACGACTAAATTTTGCGTGTTGTCATCGAGAGCCGTATTGATCTTGATATTTTCATTCAGCTTAGCGAAACCTTTGACGTTAGGCAGCGTTTCTTTGATAAGCCGCTGCATCATCGGAGGTGGAGTGACGGAGACCGGCTTATCCACCTTCACAGAGACAATCGGATTGCCGAGCTGCGAATATTTGTATTCCGCATATTTCCGGGCAAGTAAAGCAGCAACTTTGATCGCGGTTTCTTTGTTTTTGCTCGTCGCCGATATGGAGAAGCCCCCGGGCTCGCCCGAACCGTCCATATAAAACTTCTTGGCTTCGTACGTCGCTTCGTCTTTCGCCGGCCAATACATCCAGTCAACGTTGGCTCCCAAATTCTTATCCGCGCTGTAGATTTCCCACTGGCCGTTGACGAACATCGCCGCCTTGCCCGTATAGAACAGGGAGGACGCCTGGTCGTAGTTGGTGTTCGTGGCATTGGGATCGAACAATCCGGCTTGATTCAATTCGCTGAACTGCTTTGCTGCGAGCTTGAACGCCTCCGGAAGCTCAGCTCCCTTCAGAGCGGCGTATCCATTCGGCTCTTCTCTCGTCACAAGACCTTTGTAGAACGAGTTTCCGATCCACTTCTCCTTGGAGAAGATCGACACTGGTACAATGCCCTTAGCTTTGAATTTGGCGCTTGCATCTTTCCATTGATCGATTGTCTTGATCGGCGCCTGCACGCCCGCATCGGCAAAAAGCTTCTTGTTGTAATAAAGAATTTGGAATTCGATTCCGGCAAACGGATAAGCGTAAATATGCCCGTCAGGGGCAACCAACACCGGCTCGTTCCCGGGATTCAAATCTTTCTTGAAGTCCGCCGTCGGCGCGGCATTGTCCAGCAGTTCGATGTTTTTCGATGCGGAGAACGCCTTTAAATCAGTGAATCCCGCCTGAAATATATCCGGCATATTGCCCGAAGCGGCGTAAGTTCTCAGCTTTTGCCCGTTATCCTGCATGGCCGGGTCCAGCTCCAGCTCGACGTTCGGCATCGCCTTTTTCAGCTCCGCTACGGCGTAGTCGTAAGGCTTCTTCGTATCATCGTCGAAATATTGGGCGTAGATCTTCAGCTTAATCGGCAGATCCTTCACAGCCGGGCTGGCGGTTCCGCCCGTGTTGGCCGGTGCTTTAGTCCCCCCATCCGAAGTCTGCGTTCCATTGCCGCACGCGGTCAAAGAGAATGTGAACAGCAAAGCGGCGGCAATTGTCAATGCCTTGAAACGTTTTTCTTTCAATCAGAACCCTTCTTTCTCTTATATGGAATTGTAGAAGCGGTAATACCGCAGATTGCAAGCGGTTTCAAGATGTTGTTTTTATTATAAAATTTCAGGGAAAGGGAGAGAATGCAATAATCGGGACGAATCGGTACAAAACGGGACATCTCGTGAAATATTTCCGCTGTCGGGACGTCAGCGCCGTTTCCTCTGCTCGTAAACGGACGGCGTGACGCCGAAATGCTTCTTGAAGCGTTTGCTGAAATAGTTGGCGTCGCTGTAACCGACCCGCTCCGCAACATCAGACAGCTTCAGCTTGCTTCCGATCATCAGTTCCTTCGCCTTCTGCAAGCGAACGTAGGTCAAGTAATCGGAAGCGGGCATGCCGGCTTCCTTTTTGAATATTTTCCGCAAATAGCTGGCATCGATATAGAGCCGTCCAGCGATCGCCTCAACCGTTAAATCGGAATCGGCATAACGGTCGTGGATGATTTGCTTCGCCGCCTCGTATAGCTTTAACGATTTCGACGGACGGCTGTCGTAGGCCGCATCTAACACACGGCGGAACAACGCCTTCAGCCAGTCCTGGCATTGCTCGATCGTCGACATTCGCTCAAGCTCCCGGTACGGTGAGAACTCGGG includes:
- a CDS encoding carbohydrate ABC transporter permease, translating into MQARVKVGQVLLQGLLWIYFLLSVYPLFWMVSYSLKNNNEIFVTNPFGIPLHVRIENYINAWSQFSIPRYFLNSLVVSTISTAGILILSVMFSYTIARMEWKLRNTARIYILIGMFIPLQVIMIPLAILVKNFHLVNTYGALIIPYIAFGLPFSSLVFYGFMRGIPVELEESACMDGASIYRTFLRIIVPIVLPAVATVAIFQFLGAWNEFLLAYILISDEAMKTLPLGLLFFQGQYSTDWGGMGAVMTIASLPMVIVFMFFSEQVERALTVGSAIKG
- a CDS encoding sugar ABC transporter permease, which encodes MRNYFGNKWAIAALALPALLLYTIVVAYPVAQSLYRSFFEWDGIGKGTFTGLRNYVTLFNDPLLLTSLKNGGLFALVLVFFQIGLGTVLALVCADPKIKGRKILKVGYFIPVVLSVTVVCQLWIAIYDPTNGLINKLFQVLGIPYRQNWLTSPSVSIIAIAFVNAWQYMGYQFSLLYAGIKSIPEQYMEAAIIDGCTRWTAHRKITIPLMLETYKFCLIVAITSGIGAFVQMLIMTNGGPGTTNFTLTFMIYRYAFSQFEYGYACAVSVFLVAMSLLATVIINRLFQQERITY
- a CDS encoding extracellular solute-binding protein, with protein sequence MKEKRFKALTIAAALLFTFSLTACGNGTQTSDGGTKAPANTGGTASPAVKDLPIKLKIYAQYFDDDTKKPYDYAVAELKKAMPNVELELDPAMQDNGQKLRTYAASGNMPDIFQAGFTDLKAFSASKNIELLDNAAPTADFKKDLNPGNEPVLVAPDGHIYAYPFAGIEFQILYYNKKLFADAGVQAPIKTIDQWKDASAKFKAKGIVPVSIFSKEKWIGNSFYKGLVTREEPNGYAALKGAELPEAFKLAAKQFSELNQAGLFDPNATNTNYDQASSLFYTGKAAMFVNGQWEIYSADKNLGANVDWMYWPAKDEATYEAKKFYMDGSGEPGGFSISATSKNKETAIKVAALLARKYAEYKYSQLGNPIVSVKVDKPVSVTPPPMMQRLIKETLPNVKGFAKLNENIKINTALDDNTQNLVVKGFSDQDFIKNMNRVLSEANK